In the genome of Vicia villosa cultivar HV-30 ecotype Madison, WI linkage group LG7, Vvil1.0, whole genome shotgun sequence, one region contains:
- the LOC131620649 gene encoding agamous-like MADS-box protein AGL62: protein MSSSSGNNTSRKHNNTSKKNPKIKKGEKSDMCRMAFSKHKLGLFNKVTELSILCKAKTALIITSPNKKMYACGYPNPDAVISHFIGKESHVIDNEIRRQDEETIEALSLQQEALLEQLQEEKNKLQEAIEANNNSSNFPNWWDYSIDDMSVESLEQYKSSLENLKLNLVSSLEGK, encoded by the coding sequence ATGAGTTCTTCTTCTGGAAACAACACATCAAGAAAACACAACAACACAAGtaagaaaaaccctaaaatcaagAAAGGAGAAAAATCAGACATGTGTCGCATGGCCTTCTCAAAGCACAAACTAGGGCTTTTCAACAAGGTCACAGAGCTATCAATTCTATGCAAAGCAAAAACTGCATTGATCATCACTTCACCAAACAAAAAAATGTATGCATGTGGTTACCCTAATCCTGATGCTGTGATTAGTCACTTCATTGGAAAGGAAAGCCATGTGATCGACAATGAAATAAGGAGGCAAGATGAAGAAACAATTGAAGCCTTGAGTCTTCAGCAAGAAGCACTTTTAGAACAATTGCAAGAAGAGAAGAATAAGTTACAAGAAGCAATAGAGGCAAACAATAATAGTTCTAATTTTCCTAATTGGTGGGATTATTCTATTGATGACATGAGTGTGGAATCCCTTGAGCAATATAAGAGTTCTTTAGAAAATTTGAAACTTAATTTAGTTTCATCTTTGGAAGGGAAATAG